From one bacterium Scap17 genomic stretch:
- the sbcD gene encoding exonuclease subunit SbcD, translating to MSFRFLHTSDWHLGQSFHGQSRHVEHAAFLDWLLGQLKTLAPDALLIAGDLFDVVNPSLAAQELLYDFIVRAHEQDAALEIVMIAGNHDSGSRIELPAALLARLKTHALGRVRWVDDSTDGDDAHSLDCQHLLVPLHDRDGKCRALCLAVPFLRPAEVTGLSSGEPAEQEGEAGKGERTRSEAYRDGVARVHQQLVSAARAARQPGEALIAMGHAHMRDGEVSENSERPILMGGEEALSTSLFPDDIAYVALGHLHRPQRVGGEERIRYCGTPLAMDFSEVDYGHRILDVTLNNDSLEKVEEHRVPCHVALTRVGPAPLAEITTQLTALVAEAQEDLEPTRWPWLEVTVQLEAPLIDLRARIEALLEGAPLRLIKLATRYPAPSAEHRAPKGVKLDELGPMGLFERHYLATYDSEPDPTLIEDFAQLLEEVEAARETRLEGEPATRPARKAGKAASIDKTASTDKAKGGQA from the coding sequence GTGAGCTTCCGCTTCCTGCACACTTCCGACTGGCATCTCGGCCAGAGCTTTCACGGCCAGAGCCGTCACGTCGAGCATGCTGCCTTTCTCGACTGGCTGCTCGGGCAGCTCAAGACTCTGGCGCCGGATGCGCTGCTGATCGCCGGAGACCTGTTCGATGTGGTCAACCCGAGCCTGGCCGCCCAGGAGCTGCTCTACGACTTCATCGTGCGCGCCCACGAGCAGGACGCGGCGCTGGAGATCGTGATGATCGCCGGCAATCACGATTCCGGCTCGCGCATCGAGCTGCCGGCCGCGCTGCTGGCCCGCCTCAAGACCCATGCGCTGGGGCGCGTGCGCTGGGTGGATGACTCCACCGACGGCGACGATGCCCACAGTCTCGACTGCCAGCATCTGCTGGTGCCTCTGCACGATCGTGACGGCAAGTGCCGCGCCCTGTGTCTGGCGGTGCCCTTCCTGCGCCCGGCCGAGGTCACCGGCCTGAGCAGCGGCGAGCCAGCCGAGCAGGAAGGGGAAGCAGGCAAGGGCGAACGCACCCGCAGCGAGGCCTACCGCGACGGCGTGGCCCGCGTGCACCAGCAGCTGGTCAGTGCTGCGCGTGCCGCCCGCCAACCCGGCGAGGCGCTGATCGCCATGGGTCATGCCCACATGCGTGACGGCGAGGTGTCCGAGAACAGCGAGCGCCCGATCCTGATGGGCGGCGAAGAGGCGCTCTCGACCAGCCTGTTCCCCGACGACATCGCCTATGTGGCGCTGGGCCACCTGCATCGCCCGCAACGCGTGGGCGGCGAGGAGCGCATCCGCTATTGCGGCACGCCGCTGGCGATGGACTTCTCCGAGGTCGACTACGGTCACCGCATTCTCGATGTCACGCTCAACAATGACAGCCTGGAGAAGGTCGAGGAGCATCGCGTGCCCTGCCATGTCGCTCTCACGCGCGTCGGGCCTGCGCCACTGGCCGAGATCACCACTCAACTCACGGCGCTGGTCGCCGAGGCGCAAGAGGATCTCGAGCCGACACGCTGGCCGTGGCTGGAAGTGACCGTGCAACTGGAAGCCCCGCTGATCGACCTGCGCGCCCGTATCGAGGCACTGCTGGAAGGCGCGCCGCTGCGTCTGATCAAGCTGGCCACCCGCTACCCGGCGCCCAGTGCCGAGCATCGCGCGCCGAAGGGCGTGAAGCTCGATGAGCTGGGGCCGATGGGGCTGTTCGAGCGTCACTATCTCGCCACCTATGACAGTGAGCCGGACCCGACGCTGATCGAGGATTTCGCCCAGCTGCTCGAGGAGGTCGAGGCCGCGCGCGAGACGCGCCTCGAAGGCGAGCCAGCCACCCGGCCCGCTCGCAAGGCCGGCAAGGCGGCTTCGATAGACAAGACAGCCTCGACAGACAAGGCCAAGGGAGGTCAGGCATGA
- a CDS encoding AAA family ATPase produces MKILALRLDNLASLAGTHEVDFEKAPLSDAGLFAITGPTGAGKSTLLDALCLALYGTTPRLDQTPGDGKLTDIGEHQLTLKDPRSLLRRGCGEGKAEVDFIGRDGLRYRASWTVSRARGKPGGRLQNARQHLQLLATGDDTQPAQTLNTTNNDAKALIIDRLGLNFAQFTRAVLLAQSEFSAFLRAKDNERSELLEKLTDTGHYSEISMAAHERERAAREAVAELERKLEGQLPASPQERQALEEEVHLRQTAMTRLSAQHDAMTAYHQWTTTAGELEQALRQAQQEQTEAHAVGDDLSRQREKLSALEALAPIRPALLRLKAIAPQHAQLVTQLAQLEQQLETLSPRVEQARAARQAADERMQRCETWRGEQLPKLEEARQLASRLAQQREAHASQLSEQQRLRDTLGQHQQELEAQDRQRQQLEQQLQQLQATLVDESGQPLRDAEEYRDQLQRQRDALLELKPVLSEQITGLARRDEVQQRLVELEQQLPRQQQALRDVAARQVQALQARDQARHEEDAERRQQEQERLARSDNVLALRRGLVQGEECPVCGSHEHPAAGQAAPAEALIAQLEQQARERLDQRRQATATAQQAMETASHEHARLEQQLGYLQQEQTQLHSELQRLQQQAQSCQTKLTELLARHSLSEHPQLEPLPTLPAAHALQLIEQRLGELDARQNTLVTTLRQLTPLREQRQALATRHATLTTQCQHGEAQLQQCETQITALAREIEQLSGTLAQQLSADPKRQHASVSDWSDWIESLTTRMRNEQEDARQALQELNDQQQQLTQQQTNLQQRQTELREEQDSLDSERSHWQAANPALDDARIAELLAVEDHELQALRQQLRSAHERVARADALREERNARQFKHWQAARTSNWQTVLEQLAAPAEETSGAGIAGEGVAGDGAAGTEETGVIRAQARQALALHARLQAHVQLPQEDAGAPEDAQPRPAEDTHALGEALAGLIAALKTPLTAVREAHQSAQAAILNDDQRRSGSAELGEQLARARAVHERWGALSELIGSASGAKFRTIAQAFNLERLIEHANLHLANLVRRYRLARGASPLGLVVVDTEMGDELRSVHSLSGGETFLVSLALALGLAGMASGELRIESLFIDEGFGSLDPDSLALAMEALDGLQASGRRVGVISHVAEMHERIPVRIAVRPSGNGQSRLEIEG; encoded by the coding sequence ATGAAGATTCTCGCCCTGCGTCTCGACAACCTGGCATCGCTTGCCGGCACGCATGAGGTCGACTTCGAGAAGGCGCCGCTGTCCGATGCCGGCCTGTTCGCCATCACCGGCCCCACCGGGGCCGGCAAGAGCACGCTGCTCGATGCCCTGTGTCTGGCGCTCTATGGCACCACGCCGCGCCTAGATCAGACTCCGGGCGACGGTAAACTGACCGACATCGGAGAGCATCAGCTGACGCTCAAGGACCCGCGCAGCCTGCTCCGGCGTGGCTGCGGCGAAGGCAAGGCCGAGGTGGATTTCATCGGCCGCGATGGGCTGCGCTATCGCGCCAGCTGGACGGTCAGCCGCGCACGCGGCAAGCCCGGCGGCCGCCTGCAGAATGCCAGGCAACATCTCCAGCTGCTGGCCACCGGCGATGACACCCAGCCGGCTCAGACCCTCAACACCACCAACAATGACGCCAAGGCGTTGATCATCGACAGGCTGGGGCTGAATTTCGCGCAGTTCACCCGCGCCGTGCTGCTGGCGCAGAGCGAGTTCAGCGCCTTCCTGCGCGCCAAAGACAATGAACGCTCGGAGTTGCTGGAGAAACTGACCGATACCGGCCATTACTCCGAGATCTCGATGGCCGCCCATGAGCGCGAGCGCGCCGCCCGCGAGGCCGTCGCTGAACTGGAACGCAAGCTGGAAGGCCAGCTGCCGGCCAGCCCGCAGGAGCGTCAGGCGCTCGAGGAGGAGGTCCATCTGCGCCAGACGGCCATGACTCGACTCAGCGCACAGCATGATGCGATGACGGCCTATCACCAGTGGACCACCACGGCGGGCGAACTCGAACAGGCCCTGCGTCAGGCGCAGCAGGAACAGACCGAGGCCCACGCCGTCGGTGATGATCTTTCCCGTCAGCGCGAGAAACTCAGCGCCCTGGAAGCCCTCGCGCCGATTCGCCCTGCCCTGCTGCGCCTCAAGGCGATCGCGCCGCAGCATGCGCAGCTGGTCACGCAACTGGCCCAGCTGGAGCAGCAGCTAGAGACCCTGTCACCCAGGGTTGAGCAGGCCCGAGCCGCCAGGCAGGCTGCCGATGAACGCATGCAGCGCTGCGAGACCTGGCGCGGCGAGCAGCTGCCGAAGCTTGAAGAGGCACGTCAGCTGGCCTCGCGACTGGCGCAACAACGCGAAGCACACGCCAGCCAGCTGAGTGAACAGCAACGCCTGCGTGACACGCTCGGCCAACATCAGCAGGAGCTCGAGGCGCAGGATCGCCAGCGTCAGCAGCTGGAGCAGCAACTCCAGCAGCTGCAGGCAACGCTGGTCGACGAGTCCGGCCAGCCGCTGCGCGATGCCGAAGAGTATCGTGACCAGCTGCAACGTCAGCGCGATGCACTACTGGAGCTCAAGCCCGTACTCAGCGAGCAGATCACTGGTCTGGCCCGCCGTGATGAAGTGCAGCAGCGTCTTGTCGAGCTGGAGCAGCAGCTGCCCCGACAGCAACAGGCGTTGCGCGATGTGGCTGCCCGGCAGGTGCAGGCATTGCAGGCCCGCGACCAGGCGCGCCACGAGGAAGACGCCGAACGCCGCCAGCAGGAGCAGGAGCGTCTGGCACGCAGCGACAATGTGCTGGCGCTGCGCCGCGGGCTGGTTCAGGGCGAGGAGTGCCCGGTGTGCGGCAGCCACGAGCACCCCGCCGCCGGCCAGGCCGCACCGGCCGAGGCGCTGATCGCTCAGCTGGAACAGCAGGCCCGCGAGCGCCTTGACCAGCGTCGCCAGGCCACGGCCACCGCACAGCAAGCCATGGAGACGGCCAGTCACGAGCACGCCCGCCTCGAGCAGCAGCTCGGCTATCTGCAGCAGGAACAGACCCAGCTGCACTCGGAGCTGCAACGCCTGCAGCAGCAGGCGCAGAGCTGCCAGACGAAGCTGACCGAACTTCTGGCCCGGCACTCGCTGTCAGAGCACCCCCAGCTTGAACCCTTGCCGACATTGCCGGCTGCCCACGCACTGCAACTGATCGAGCAGCGCCTTGGGGAGCTGGACGCCCGCCAGAACACGCTGGTGACGACACTGCGTCAACTGACGCCACTGCGTGAGCAACGCCAGGCACTGGCAACACGCCACGCCACGCTGACGACGCAATGCCAGCATGGCGAGGCTCAGCTTCAACAGTGCGAGACGCAGATCACTGCGCTGGCGCGCGAGATCGAGCAGCTCAGCGGCACGCTTGCCCAGCAGCTGAGCGCGGACCCCAAGCGGCAGCATGCCAGCGTGAGCGACTGGTCCGACTGGATCGAGTCGCTGACCACCCGGATGCGCAACGAACAAGAGGATGCGCGTCAGGCACTGCAGGAGCTGAACGATCAGCAACAGCAGCTGACGCAGCAACAGACCAACCTGCAGCAACGCCAGACGGAGCTGCGCGAGGAGCAGGACTCGCTCGATAGCGAACGCTCGCATTGGCAGGCAGCGAACCCTGCTCTGGATGATGCGCGCATCGCGGAGTTGCTGGCCGTCGAGGATCACGAGCTGCAGGCACTGCGCCAGCAACTGCGCAGCGCCCACGAGCGCGTCGCACGCGCGGATGCCCTGCGTGAGGAGCGCAATGCGCGTCAGTTCAAACACTGGCAGGCCGCTCGAACCTCCAACTGGCAGACGGTACTCGAGCAGCTGGCAGCGCCCGCCGAGGAGACGTCAGGAGCAGGTATCGCTGGAGAAGGTGTGGCGGGAGACGGCGCGGCGGGGACTGAAGAGACGGGCGTCATTCGCGCCCAGGCCCGGCAGGCACTGGCGCTGCATGCTCGCTTGCAGGCTCATGTGCAGCTCCCGCAAGAAGACGCTGGTGCGCCGGAGGATGCGCAGCCACGGCCCGCGGAAGATACCCACGCGCTTGGCGAGGCGTTGGCCGGCCTGATCGCGGCGCTCAAGACACCGCTCACTGCCGTGCGCGAGGCCCATCAATCGGCGCAGGCGGCGATACTCAATGATGATCAGCGCCGCAGCGGCAGCGCCGAACTTGGCGAGCAGCTGGCCCGCGCCCGCGCAGTCCATGAACGCTGGGGCGCGCTGTCGGAGCTGATCGGCAGTGCCAGCGGTGCCAAATTCCGCACCATCGCCCAGGCCTTCAACCTCGAGCGTCTGATCGAGCATGCCAATCTGCATCTGGCCAATCTGGTGCGCCGCTATCGTCTGGCGCGCGGCGCCAGCCCGCTCGGACTGGTGGTGGTGGACACCGAGATGGGCGACGAGCTGCGCAGCGTGCACTCGCTGTCCGGCGGCGAGACTTTTCTGGTCTCGCTGGCGCTGGCGCTGGGCCTGGCGGGCATGGCCTCCGGTGAGCTGCGCATCGAATCGCTGTTCATCGACGAAGGCTTCGGCAGCCTCGACCCGGATTCGCTGGCCCTGGCGATGGAGGCGTTGGATGGCCTGCAGGCCAGCGGCCGTCGCGTCGGGGTCATCTCGCACGTGGCCGAGATGCATGAACGCATTCCGGTGCGTATCGCGGTGCGCCCCTCGGGCAACGGCCAGAGCCGACTGGAGATCGAAGGCTAG
- a CDS encoding DEAD/DEAH box helicase: MTTTSVVDRFSDLALLPAVLTSLEKLGYETPSPIQGQTIPSLLEGRDMIGQAQTGTGKTAAFALPLLTRLDLDRREPQVLVLAPTRELAQQVAVNFTRYGQFMRGLEVATLCGGQDYREQMRSLKSGAQIVVGTPGRVIDHLDRKSLKLDGLSALVLDEADEMLRMGFIDDVKRVVADTPKEAQRVFFSATLPAEIERIVNRYLVDPVKVTIKSESKTASTIEQMMVRVEGGAKLEALSRLLEVETVDAAIVFVRTRAACTTVVEQLIARGISAAALSGDLDQSLRERTVTRLKRGKVDVLVATDVAARGLDVARITHVINYDLPGDSEAFVHRTGRTGRAGREGRAITFVSGREMRKVRWMEQALGQRITERQLPSEDEIRAHRDAAFRARVVEALGSSSNGHRALVQSLIEEGHDPVELAAVFVKMARAGETPIQSLPKPGARRNERSERGERPERGERRNSAPVAREGMKLYRVAVGHRDGVKPGQLVGALANEGGIEGSRIGRIDIRNTHSVVELPSGLPTSIVSKMARARVAGRPLELSEDGGRPQRREGGNDDRRRA, from the coding sequence ATGACCACGACTTCCGTCGTCGATCGCTTCAGCGATCTTGCCCTGCTGCCTGCCGTCCTGACCTCTCTCGAGAAGCTGGGCTACGAAACGCCGTCCCCCATCCAGGGCCAGACCATCCCGAGCCTGCTCGAAGGCCGTGACATGATCGGCCAGGCCCAGACCGGCACCGGCAAGACTGCGGCCTTCGCTCTGCCGCTGCTGACCCGCCTGGACCTCGACCGCCGTGAACCGCAGGTTCTCGTGCTGGCTCCGACCCGTGAGCTGGCCCAGCAGGTCGCCGTCAACTTCACTCGCTACGGTCAGTTCATGCGTGGCCTGGAAGTGGCCACTCTCTGCGGTGGTCAGGACTACCGCGAGCAGATGCGTAGCCTCAAGAGCGGCGCCCAGATCGTCGTCGGTACTCCGGGTCGTGTCATCGACCACCTGGACCGCAAGAGCCTGAAGCTTGACGGCCTGTCCGCACTGGTGCTGGACGAAGCCGACGAGATGCTGCGCATGGGCTTCATCGATGACGTCAAGCGCGTCGTCGCCGATACCCCGAAGGAAGCGCAGCGTGTCTTCTTCTCCGCGACCCTGCCGGCCGAGATCGAGCGTATCGTCAACCGTTACCTGGTTGATCCGGTCAAGGTGACCATCAAGTCCGAGTCCAAGACTGCTTCCACCATCGAGCAGATGATGGTGCGTGTCGAAGGCGGCGCGAAGCTGGAAGCCCTTTCCCGTCTGCTGGAAGTCGAGACCGTCGATGCGGCCATCGTCTTCGTGCGCACTCGTGCGGCCTGTACCACTGTCGTCGAGCAGCTGATCGCTCGCGGTATCTCCGCGGCGGCACTGTCCGGTGATCTGGACCAGTCCCTGCGTGAGCGCACCGTGACTCGCCTGAAGCGTGGCAAGGTCGACGTGCTGGTCGCCACCGACGTCGCTGCTCGTGGTCTGGACGTGGCGCGCATCACCCACGTCATCAACTACGACCTGCCGGGTGACAGCGAAGCCTTCGTTCACCGTACCGGTCGTACCGGCCGTGCCGGTCGTGAAGGTCGTGCCATCACCTTCGTCAGCGGTCGCGAGATGCGCAAGGTCCGCTGGATGGAGCAGGCCCTTGGTCAGCGCATCACCGAACGCCAGCTGCCGAGCGAAGACGAGATCCGTGCTCACCGTGACGCGGCCTTCCGCGCTCGCGTCGTCGAGGCCCTGGGCAGCAGCTCCAACGGTCATCGCGCGCTGGTCCAGAGCCTGATCGAGGAAGGTCACGATCCGGTCGAGCTGGCCGCTGTCTTCGTCAAGATGGCGCGTGCCGGAGAGACGCCGATCCAGTCCCTGCCGAAGCCGGGCGCGCGTCGCAACGAGCGTTCCGAGCGTGGTGAGCGTCCGGAGCGTGGTGAGCGTCGCAACTCTGCCCCGGTCGCCCGGGAAGGCATGAAACTGTACCGCGTGGCCGTCGGTCACCGCGACGGGGTCAAGCCGGGCCAGCTGGTTGGCGCCCTGGCCAACGAAGGTGGCATCGAAGGTTCACGCATCGGTCGCATCGACATCCGCAACACGCACAGTGTCGTGGAACTGCCGAGCGGTCTGCCGACCAGCATCGTGTCCAAGATGGCGCGTGCTCGCGTCGCCGGTCGCCCGCTGGAGCTGTCTGAAGATGGCGGCCGCCCGCAGCGTCGTGAAGGTGGCAACGACGATCGTCGTCGCGCCTGA
- a CDS encoding MFS transporter → MNDSVPAAGSASAAHVLPNENSLKRGDIKVLGLSALGGALEFYDFVIFVFFATVVGQLFFPPDIPEWLRQVQTFGIFAAGYLARPLGGIIMAHFGDTLGRKKMFTLSIFMMSLPTLLMGMLPTYAVIGMWAPLLLIILRLFQGAAVGGEVPGAWVFVSEHVAPRHNGLACGTLSMGLVGGILLGSLMASAINSVYTPQEVSDFAWRIPFIIGGVFGLFSVYLRRWLHETPVFAEMQQKKALAAELPLKMILREQRSAIAVAMAVTWILTAAIVVVILMTPSLIAGLEGLSRAAAFSANSLAIVAVCIGCIASGYMVDRIGAGVTLVLWSALLGITYWVFLATMHSDPSLLVPLYCLTGFSVGIVGAVPSIAIRGFPPAVRFTGLSFSYNVAYAIFGGFTPILVSLMMTVSPLSPTWYVAALSLMGVVLGLWLAISPRGRELMRIV, encoded by the coding sequence ATGAACGATTCCGTCCCCGCAGCGGGCTCCGCCTCCGCTGCTCACGTTTTGCCCAACGAAAATTCGCTCAAGCGTGGTGACATCAAGGTGCTCGGTCTGTCCGCTCTCGGCGGCGCCCTCGAGTTCTATGACTTCGTCATCTTCGTATTCTTCGCCACCGTCGTCGGCCAGCTGTTCTTCCCGCCCGACATTCCCGAGTGGCTGCGTCAGGTGCAGACCTTCGGCATCTTCGCCGCCGGTTATCTGGCGCGCCCGCTGGGTGGCATCATCATGGCTCACTTCGGCGATACGCTGGGCCGCAAGAAGATGTTCACGCTGTCCATCTTCATGATGTCGCTGCCGACCCTGCTGATGGGCATGCTGCCGACCTATGCCGTCATCGGCATGTGGGCGCCGCTGCTGCTGATCATCCTGCGTCTGTTCCAGGGCGCCGCGGTCGGCGGTGAGGTGCCGGGTGCCTGGGTGTTCGTCAGCGAGCACGTCGCACCGCGTCACAATGGCCTGGCCTGCGGCACGCTCTCGATGGGGCTGGTGGGGGGCATCCTGCTCGGCTCGCTGATGGCCAGCGCCATCAACAGTGTCTACACCCCGCAAGAGGTCAGTGATTTCGCCTGGCGGATTCCGTTCATCATCGGCGGCGTGTTCGGGCTGTTCTCGGTCTATCTGCGTCGCTGGTTGCACGAGACGCCGGTATTCGCCGAGATGCAGCAGAAGAAGGCGCTGGCCGCCGAGCTGCCCTTGAAGATGATCCTGCGGGAACAGCGTTCGGCGATTGCCGTGGCGATGGCGGTCACCTGGATTCTGACCGCTGCCATCGTGGTCGTGATCCTGATGACGCCGAGCCTGATCGCAGGCCTCGAGGGCCTGAGCCGCGCCGCGGCCTTCTCCGCCAACAGTCTGGCGATCGTGGCGGTATGCATCGGTTGCATCGCCTCCGGTTACATGGTCGATCGCATCGGCGCCGGCGTCACCCTGGTGCTGTGGAGCGCCTTGCTGGGCATCACCTACTGGGTCTTCCTCGCCACCATGCACTCAGACCCCAGCCTGCTGGTGCCGCTCTACTGCCTGACCGGCTTCAGCGTCGGCATCGTCGGCGCGGTGCCGAGCATCGCGATCCGCGGCTTCCCGCCGGCGGTGCGCTTCACTGGCCTGTCGTTCTCCTACAATGTCGCCTACGCCATCTTCGGTGGCTTCACGCCGATTCTGGTCTCGCTGATGATGACCGTCTCGCCGCTGTCGCCGACCTGGTACGTGGCGGCGCTGTCGCTGATGGGCGTGGTGCTCGGCCTGTGGCTGGCGATCAGCCCGCGCGGCCGCGAACTGATGCGCATCGTCTGA
- a CDS encoding deoxyribonuclease V, with amino-acid sequence MAALHDWNLDPAAAVAKQREMATRLTLTPPWGSSPDAWPATITGVDIGFEDGGEVTRAAVVTLDLATLEPLEQQLVRQPTRMPYIPGLLSFRELPAAIAALESLERPPECLMVDGHGIAHPRRLGVAAHLGLWCDLPSFGVAKKRLCGKYGEPGDARGDWVALTDCVREADGKLGIIENTELPKREQRSQLGAVLRSRAKVKPVFVSPGQRMNLDTALAMTLHCLGKTKLPEPTRLADQLASRRLKRLRDA; translated from the coding sequence ATGGCAGCACTGCACGATTGGAATCTCGACCCTGCCGCCGCCGTTGCCAAGCAACGCGAAATGGCCACTCGACTGACGCTGACACCGCCCTGGGGATCAAGTCCCGACGCGTGGCCAGCGACCATCACCGGGGTTGATATCGGCTTCGAGGATGGGGGCGAGGTGACACGCGCGGCGGTGGTGACGCTGGATCTGGCGACGCTGGAGCCCCTCGAGCAGCAGCTGGTCCGTCAGCCGACCCGCATGCCCTATATTCCGGGTCTGCTGTCGTTTCGCGAGCTGCCCGCCGCCATCGCCGCCCTCGAATCGCTGGAGCGTCCGCCCGAATGCCTGATGGTGGACGGCCACGGCATCGCACACCCGCGCCGCCTGGGCGTGGCGGCGCATCTCGGCCTGTGGTGTGACCTGCCATCCTTCGGCGTGGCCAAGAAGCGCCTGTGCGGCAAGTATGGCGAACCGGGCGATGCGCGCGGTGACTGGGTCGCGCTGACGGATTGCGTGCGTGAAGCGGATGGCAAGCTCGGCATCATCGAGAATACTGAGCTGCCCAAACGCGAACAGCGCAGCCAGCTGGGCGCCGTGCTGCGCTCACGCGCGAAGGTCAAGCCGGTATTCGTCTCGCCGGGCCAGCGCATGAATCTGGACACGGCGCTGGCGATGACCCTGCACTGTCTGGGCAAGACCAAGCTGCCCGAGCCGACCCGACTGGCGGACCAGCTCGCCAGCCGCCGCCTCAAGCGGCTTCGTGATGCCTAG
- a CDS encoding DUF1499 domain-containing protein: MRQGLFASPRPDNLGLHDGMLAPAPSTPNGVSSQATDSKHYVAPLPMPQDCCVSAMEKVHSIIESMGHAEIISEDGGYLHAEFHTPVLGFVDDVEIVCNEEEGVCHVRSVSRRGHSDLGKNRQRVEDIRQRLEGWGYCS; the protein is encoded by the coding sequence ATGCGCCAAGGTCTTTTTGCTTCACCTCGTCCCGACAATCTCGGCCTGCATGATGGCATGCTGGCTCCGGCCCCCAGCACCCCCAACGGGGTCAGTTCCCAGGCCACTGACAGCAAGCACTATGTCGCGCCACTCCCGATGCCGCAGGATTGCTGCGTCAGTGCGATGGAGAAGGTGCACAGCATCATAGAGTCCATGGGCCATGCTGAAATCATCAGCGAAGATGGCGGCTATCTGCACGCCGAGTTCCACACCCCCGTGCTGGGCTTCGTCGATGATGTGGAAATCGTCTGCAATGAAGAGGAGGGGGTCTGTCATGTGCGCAGCGTCTCACGCAGAGGGCATTCCGATCTCGGCAAGAACCGTCAGCGGGTCGAGGACATTCGCCAACGCCTGGAAGGCTGGGGCTACTGCAGCTGA